The Streptomyces sp. Mut1 genome window below encodes:
- the sepX gene encoding divisome protein SepX/GlpR: MSSSGLIYAVIVGAWAAYLVPMWLRRQDELNEARPTERFSTAIRLLSGRAAMERRYAKGLQERTDDEAAPDADPDVSTDRMESVDVRAFAAPPAHTEARVHDPAGAPERAPRRRRERHAEPAESAAPGPARRRVRPGGIDAERARRAQRLQVLARRRRTTVVLFLVFTLGAIVAAVGGLRFLWAPAVPAVLLSAYIAHLRAHERRRFAFTMDQRRAEVAAQRLRENRPRRHQPAAPAPADADEDSEARHPAPEPAPTVSPQEAGRRALVEQTDHAEWVDQQRERGPVQGDSWEPVPVPLPTYVTAPVAPRATGGVEVGNPETWSAARSSTAEPAQDTATPPAEPAPRRRAPQSRRSRDRGRTPLFDQYEDGDRPRAANE, from the coding sequence GTGAGCAGCAGCGGCCTCATCTACGCAGTCATCGTCGGGGCCTGGGCCGCCTACTTGGTGCCGATGTGGCTCCGCAGGCAGGACGAACTCAACGAAGCGCGTCCCACGGAACGCTTCAGCACCGCCATCCGGCTGCTGTCCGGCCGGGCGGCGATGGAGCGCCGATATGCCAAGGGGCTGCAGGAGCGCACCGACGACGAGGCGGCACCCGACGCCGACCCGGACGTGAGCACGGACCGAATGGAATCCGTCGACGTCCGGGCCTTCGCCGCGCCCCCGGCGCACACCGAGGCCCGGGTCCACGACCCGGCCGGTGCGCCGGAGCGCGCGCCCCGCAGACGGCGCGAACGGCACGCCGAGCCCGCCGAGTCCGCCGCCCCGGGCCCCGCCCGGCGGCGCGTGCGCCCCGGCGGAATCGACGCGGAGCGCGCCCGGCGCGCACAGCGCCTCCAGGTCCTCGCGCGCCGTCGGCGCACCACCGTCGTCCTCTTCCTCGTCTTCACGCTCGGCGCGATCGTCGCGGCGGTCGGCGGCCTCCGCTTCCTGTGGGCCCCCGCCGTCCCGGCCGTCCTGCTCAGCGCGTACATCGCGCATCTGCGGGCGCACGAGCGGCGCAGGTTCGCCTTCACCATGGACCAGCGCCGCGCCGAGGTGGCCGCCCAGCGGCTGCGCGAGAACCGCCCCCGCCGCCATCAGCCCGCCGCGCCGGCCCCCGCCGACGCCGACGAGGACTCCGAGGCGCGCCACCCCGCCCCCGAACCCGCCCCCACGGTCTCCCCCCAGGAGGCCGGCCGCCGCGCCCTGGTCGAGCAGACGGACCACGCGGAGTGGGTGGACCAGCAGCGCGAGCGCGGCCCGGTCCAGGGCGACAGCTGGGAGCCCGTCCCGGTCCCCCTCCCCACCTACGTCACCGCCCCGGTCGCCCCCCGCGCCACGGGCGGCGTCGAGGTCGGCAACCCGGAGACCTGGAGCGCGGCCCGCTCCAGCACCGCCGAGCCCGCCCAGGACACCGCGACACCCCCGGCCGAACCGGCCCCGCGCCGGCGCGCGCCCCAGTCCCGCCGCTCCCGTGACCGGGGCCGCACCCCGCTCTTCGACCAGTACGAGGACGGCGACCGCCCCCGCGCCGCCAACGAGTGA
- a CDS encoding 5-formyltetrahydrofolate cyclo-ligase, whose amino-acid sequence MGAPLNTEMSAKALLRRELLAARRLLTDQDVERAAAVLARHALALPEIGGARTVAAYVSVGREPGTRALLDALRTRGVRVLLPVLLADNDLDWALYEGPGGLAKAGRGLLEPVGERLGPDAVLDADAVLLPGLAVDARGMRLGRGGGSYDRVLARLTAAGATPALVVLLYADEVAARVPAEPHDFPVNAVVTPEGPRRFSAG is encoded by the coding sequence ATGGGTGCCCCGTTGAACACCGAGATGTCCGCAAAGGCGCTCCTGCGGCGTGAACTGCTCGCCGCGCGCCGCCTCCTGACGGATCAGGACGTCGAGCGGGCCGCCGCGGTTCTCGCCCGGCACGCGCTCGCCCTCCCGGAGATCGGCGGGGCCCGTACCGTCGCGGCGTACGTCTCGGTGGGGCGCGAGCCGGGCACCCGCGCGCTGCTGGACGCGCTGCGCACGCGGGGCGTACGGGTGCTGCTGCCGGTGCTGCTCGCGGACAACGACCTGGACTGGGCGCTGTACGAGGGGCCGGGCGGCCTCGCGAAGGCGGGCCGCGGACTGCTCGAACCCGTCGGTGAGCGGCTGGGCCCCGACGCCGTCCTGGACGCGGACGCGGTGCTGCTGCCCGGTCTCGCGGTGGACGCGCGCGGCATGCGCCTGGGCCGGGGCGGCGGCAGCTACGACCGGGTGCTGGCCCGCCTGACGGCCGCCGGGGCCACACCCGCGCTGGTCGTCCTGCTGTACGCGGACGAGGTGGCCGCCCGGGTCCCGGCCGAGCCGCACGACTTCCCCGTGAACGCGGTGGTGACACCCGAGGGCCCCCGGCGCTTCAGCGCGGGCTGA
- a CDS encoding GNAT family N-acetyltransferase — protein MILADGDVALRPIKLRDQREWREVNRRNRDWLRPWEATVPPPAPGGPVAQRPTYRQMVRHLRAEANAGRMLPFAIEYRGRLVGQLTVAGVTWGSMCSGHVGYWVDQEVAGRGVMPTAVALAVDHCFRAVGLHRIEVCIRPENGPSRRVVEKLGFREEGLRPRYLHIDGAWRDHLIYALTAEEVPDGLLRRWHRTRPERPEHRAK, from the coding sequence GTGATCCTGGCGGACGGCGATGTCGCCCTCCGGCCCATCAAACTGCGCGATCAGCGCGAGTGGCGCGAGGTCAACCGCCGCAACCGGGACTGGCTGCGCCCCTGGGAGGCGACGGTTCCGCCGCCCGCCCCCGGCGGCCCGGTCGCCCAGCGGCCCACGTACCGCCAGATGGTCCGCCACCTGCGCGCCGAGGCCAACGCGGGCCGGATGCTGCCGTTCGCCATCGAGTACCGGGGCCGTCTGGTCGGTCAGCTGACCGTGGCCGGGGTCACCTGGGGCTCGATGTGTTCGGGGCACGTCGGCTACTGGGTGGACCAGGAGGTGGCCGGGCGGGGAGTGATGCCGACGGCTGTCGCTCTCGCCGTCGACCACTGTTTCCGCGCGGTCGGACTCCATCGGATCGAGGTGTGCATTCGCCCGGAGAACGGGCCGAGCCGCCGCGTCGTGGAGAAACTCGGATTTCGCGAGGAAGGGCTGCGTCCCCGATATCTGCACATCGACGGGGCCTGGCGGGACCACCTGATCTACGCGCTCACGGCGGAGGAGGTGCCGGACGGGCTGCTGCGCAGATGGCACCGGACCCGGCCGGAGCGGCCGGAGCATCGCGCAAAATGA
- a CDS encoding EcsC family protein, whose translation MSTHADPLIDGASRMSAYEGQVWHTLNDHWQRRDNRRGLPNWASAAIGRTGEVAGNAVRRATNAVPEVVTEPIRRASGAIADKAVQPALTAAAAMLELINDWAMELNDPKNVEKLARKRGLDIGSFSDLRGQDLKVCDQLLTSNTLKWRTAGAFEGGAMGLLAMVPVAGIPVALTADILVIQVLSTSIASRIAYSYGYDAKDPGEQVFIQRLVQRSFMAQAAKVKPLRDTAHAAGAVKGRLRWSDNLRKDHRLLAALEKLMRQLGPAGTRVPVKNVAKVVPFVGVLIGAGMNSSVLGNVAADARRYCQTRFLCEKYGLPLPAALAADRHDAT comes from the coding sequence ATGAGCACTCACGCCGACCCACTCATCGACGGTGCGTCCCGGATGAGCGCCTACGAAGGGCAGGTATGGCACACGCTCAATGACCACTGGCAGCGCCGGGACAACCGCCGTGGTCTGCCGAACTGGGCGAGCGCCGCGATCGGTCGCACGGGTGAGGTCGCGGGAAACGCCGTGAGACGGGCTACGAACGCCGTGCCGGAGGTGGTGACGGAACCGATCCGTCGCGCGAGTGGGGCGATTGCCGACAAGGCCGTACAGCCGGCACTCACAGCCGCGGCGGCGATGCTCGAACTGATCAATGACTGGGCCATGGAACTCAACGACCCGAAGAACGTCGAGAAGCTCGCCCGCAAGCGCGGTCTGGACATCGGCAGCTTCTCCGACCTGCGAGGGCAGGACCTCAAGGTGTGCGACCAACTGCTGACCTCCAACACCCTCAAGTGGCGGACCGCCGGCGCGTTCGAGGGCGGCGCCATGGGCCTGCTGGCCATGGTCCCCGTCGCCGGCATACCCGTCGCTCTGACAGCTGACATCCTCGTCATTCAGGTCTTGAGCACGTCGATCGCGTCGCGCATCGCGTACTCCTACGGTTACGACGCCAAAGACCCTGGTGAGCAGGTTTTCATCCAACGCCTGGTACAGCGGTCCTTCATGGCACAGGCGGCCAAAGTCAAGCCGTTGCGTGACACCGCTCATGCGGCGGGCGCGGTCAAGGGACGCCTACGGTGGTCGGACAACCTCCGCAAGGACCACCGTCTCCTGGCCGCGCTGGAGAAGTTGATGCGACAGCTGGGTCCAGCGGGCACCAGGGTGCCCGTAAAGAACGTCGCCAAGGTCGTGCCGTTCGTGGGTGTTCTCATCGGCGCGGGCATGAATTCCTCGGTCCTCGGCAACGTGGCTGCCGACGCCCGGCGCTACTGCCAGACCCGGTTCCTGTGCGAGAAGTACGGGCTGCCGCTACCGGCTGCGCTGGCGGCCGACCGGCACGACGCCACGTAG
- a CDS encoding AAA family ATPase yields MTEQREQNAHVPEDTARKERNDRRGTVADHVRRRLERSPLGEPVKLLLWTALGAGETRSPSTIGRTYIESVAVTRFRGIGPRAWLKLSPRPGVNLVVGRNGSGKSSIAEGIETAFTGVNMRWQGQHATRSSNWRNLHDTVGRPEIEVKLAIEGDAGRSTLTRTWEGDGFEDSRAELKRPGYGRASLDQVDWKQDLQDFRPFLSYVDLNRMISGKPSEMYDAIATILGLGRLSAADSRLRREAKVFEDADKAAKAELPGLKEALYELEDDDRAIQALVALDTAGTPDFEALDALVTGLPGDTDDNLIARLRAEAVVQEPDVAQVRTAVERLRQALAGIEDLHGTDTEEAMRRAELLERAVAHHDRHPDEASCSVCGSAGMLDAAWAADAIAQIAALRQEAEAATCARDELRLAARAVQDLVHTPRRIPTSLTDPWTAWTTCRSISDPDELARRALHAAVTLADACASVRQRAVQELEKRDERWRGLVVRLAAWAEKAQAVEANRSRLRDIKRASTWIKALATELREQRMEGFADHSQRIWERLRQESNIDLKAVSLKGSEKATVRKLVMDVSVDGQEASALGVMSQGEQHSLALSLFLPRAATTDSPFGFIIIDDPVQSMDPAKVNGLAQVLHELGEHRQVVVFTHDTRLQRAFSSQGLPVTVFEVERAKSSKVKVKPVTDPVRQALDDARALASTSDLPTAARTHVLPSLCRIALENAFLEAAWIRNHRAGAPEHVLQAAIGEADKLLKVAALALFGDAERTGDVYQELRTLCGPRAVELLKQCQNGAHAAGAQIMAPHRFVDDIETMAQKVRRPEVTAS; encoded by the coding sequence ATGACGGAACAGCGAGAACAGAACGCGCACGTCCCCGAAGACACCGCTCGCAAGGAGCGGAACGACCGGCGCGGAACCGTGGCCGACCACGTGCGCAGGCGCCTTGAGCGGTCGCCTCTCGGTGAGCCCGTGAAGCTGCTCCTGTGGACGGCTCTGGGCGCCGGCGAGACCCGAAGCCCTTCCACCATCGGCCGGACCTACATCGAGTCGGTCGCCGTCACCCGCTTCCGCGGCATCGGACCGCGTGCCTGGCTCAAGCTGAGCCCCCGACCCGGCGTGAACCTGGTCGTGGGCCGCAACGGATCCGGCAAGTCCAGCATTGCCGAGGGCATCGAGACTGCCTTCACTGGCGTCAACATGCGCTGGCAGGGGCAGCACGCCACGCGCAGCAGCAACTGGCGCAACCTCCACGACACCGTCGGCAGGCCGGAGATCGAGGTCAAGCTGGCCATCGAAGGAGACGCCGGCCGCAGTACCCTCACCCGCACCTGGGAAGGCGACGGATTCGAAGACTCCCGGGCAGAGCTGAAGCGGCCGGGCTACGGCCGCGCAAGTCTCGACCAGGTGGACTGGAAACAGGACTTGCAGGACTTCCGGCCCTTCCTGTCGTACGTCGATCTCAACCGCATGATCAGCGGCAAGCCCTCCGAGATGTACGACGCCATCGCCACCATCCTCGGTCTGGGCCGGCTCAGCGCCGCCGACAGCCGGCTCCGCAGGGAAGCCAAGGTGTTCGAGGACGCGGACAAGGCGGCGAAGGCGGAGCTGCCGGGCCTGAAGGAGGCCCTGTACGAGCTGGAGGACGACGATCGCGCGATCCAGGCGCTCGTAGCCCTCGACACAGCCGGAACCCCTGACTTCGAAGCCCTGGATGCCTTGGTCACCGGTCTGCCCGGCGACACGGACGACAACCTGATCGCCCGGCTGCGTGCCGAGGCAGTGGTACAGGAACCGGATGTGGCCCAGGTCCGCACCGCTGTGGAGCGTCTACGCCAGGCTCTCGCCGGCATCGAAGACCTGCACGGCACCGATACCGAGGAAGCCATGCGGCGTGCGGAACTGCTCGAACGCGCCGTGGCGCACCACGACCGCCACCCCGACGAGGCATCCTGCTCCGTGTGCGGGAGCGCCGGGATGCTGGACGCGGCGTGGGCGGCGGATGCCATCGCCCAGATCGCCGCACTGCGGCAGGAGGCGGAGGCAGCCACCTGCGCGCGCGACGAACTCCGGCTGGCCGCGCGAGCCGTGCAGGATCTCGTTCACACGCCTCGGCGAATCCCCACCTCCCTCACCGACCCGTGGACCGCCTGGACCACCTGCCGGTCGATCAGCGATCCGGACGAACTCGCCCGACGCGCCCTCCATGCCGCCGTGACCCTGGCCGATGCCTGTGCCTCGGTCAGGCAGCGTGCCGTACAGGAGTTGGAGAAGCGGGACGAGCGCTGGCGCGGGCTCGTCGTCCGCCTGGCGGCCTGGGCGGAGAAGGCGCAGGCCGTGGAGGCGAACAGGTCTCGGCTGAGGGACATCAAGAGAGCGAGCACCTGGATCAAGGCACTGGCCACCGAGCTTCGGGAACAGCGCATGGAAGGCTTCGCCGACCATTCGCAGCGGATCTGGGAGCGGCTCCGCCAGGAGAGCAACATCGACCTCAAGGCCGTGAGCCTGAAGGGCAGCGAGAAGGCCACTGTCCGCAAGCTCGTCATGGATGTCTCCGTCGACGGCCAGGAGGCCTCTGCTCTCGGCGTCATGAGCCAGGGCGAGCAGCACTCCCTGGCACTGTCCCTGTTCCTGCCCCGGGCCGCCACCACCGACAGCCCGTTCGGCTTCATCATCATCGACGACCCCGTGCAGTCCATGGACCCCGCCAAGGTCAACGGACTCGCCCAGGTCCTGCACGAACTGGGCGAACACCGACAGGTCGTTGTGTTCACCCACGACACCCGACTCCAGCGGGCGTTCAGCAGTCAGGGCCTGCCCGTGACGGTGTTCGAGGTCGAGCGGGCCAAGTCGTCCAAGGTGAAGGTCAAGCCGGTGACCGACCCGGTACGGCAGGCGCTCGACGATGCGCGGGCCCTCGCCAGTACCAGTGACCTGCCGACGGCGGCACGGACCCACGTGCTGCCCAGCCTGTGCCGTATCGCCCTGGAGAACGCCTTCCTTGAGGCCGCCTGGATCCGGAACCACCGCGCCGGCGCGCCCGAGCACGTACTGCAGGCGGCCATTGGCGAAGCGGACAAGCTCCTGAAGGTCGCAGCGCTGGCCTTGTTCGGCGACGCCGAACGGACCGGCGATGTCTACCAGGAACTGCGCACCCTTTGCGGGCCGCGTGCGGTGGAACTCCTCAAGCAGTGCCAGAACGGCGCCCACGCCGCCGGGGCTCAGATCATGGCCCCCCACCGATTCGTCGACGACATCGAGACCATGGCGCAGAAGGTGCGCAGGCCGGAGGTGACCGCGTCGTGA
- the glp gene encoding molybdotransferase-like divisome protein Glp, translated as MSSTIWSVDEHLEDILAAVKPLEPIELQLPEAQGCVLVEDVVVEVALPPFDNSSMDGYAVRVADVEGATEEFPAVLTVIGDVAAGDDGLGTGRRVGPGEAARIMTGAPLPEGAEAVVPVEWTDGGTGEGPAAAMRAHSDAPEDAGGEVRVHRPAEARAHVRARGSDVRPGDLALKAGTVIGPPQIGLLAAIGRSTIKVRPRPRVVVLSTGSELVQPGGELSGGQIYDSNSFALTAAARDAGAIAYRVGAVADDAETLRATIEDQLIRADLVVTTGGVSVGAYDVVKEALSSVGDEDEPGGGVDFRKLAMQPGKPQGFGSIGPDHTPLLALPGNPVSSYVSFELFVRPAIRTLMGLPEVHRPTARATLATDKALASPAGRRQFLRGSYDAEAGTVTPVGGSGSHLIAALAQADALIVLPEDVTSAEPGTDTEVVLLR; from the coding sequence TTGAGCAGCACGATCTGGTCGGTGGACGAGCACCTGGAAGACATCCTCGCCGCGGTGAAGCCGCTCGAACCCATCGAGCTGCAACTGCCCGAGGCGCAGGGCTGCGTCCTGGTCGAGGACGTCGTGGTGGAGGTCGCCCTGCCGCCCTTCGACAACAGCTCCATGGACGGTTACGCGGTGCGCGTCGCCGACGTCGAGGGCGCGACCGAGGAGTTCCCCGCCGTCCTCACCGTCATCGGCGATGTCGCCGCCGGCGACGACGGCCTCGGCACCGGCCGGCGCGTCGGCCCCGGCGAGGCGGCCCGCATCATGACCGGCGCCCCGCTCCCGGAGGGCGCCGAGGCCGTCGTCCCCGTCGAGTGGACCGACGGCGGTACGGGCGAGGGCCCCGCCGCCGCGATGCGCGCCCACAGCGACGCCCCCGAGGACGCGGGCGGTGAGGTCCGCGTCCACCGCCCGGCCGAGGCCCGCGCCCACGTCCGGGCCAGGGGCAGCGACGTACGCCCCGGCGACCTGGCGCTCAAGGCGGGCACGGTGATCGGGCCGCCGCAGATCGGACTCCTCGCCGCGATCGGCCGCTCCACCATCAAGGTGCGGCCGCGCCCGCGCGTCGTCGTCCTGTCGACCGGCAGCGAACTGGTGCAGCCCGGCGGCGAGCTGAGCGGCGGCCAGATCTACGACTCCAACAGCTTCGCCCTCACCGCGGCCGCCCGGGACGCCGGAGCCATCGCCTACCGCGTCGGTGCCGTCGCCGACGACGCCGAGACGCTGCGCGCCACGATCGAGGACCAGCTGATCCGCGCCGACCTGGTCGTCACCACGGGAGGCGTCAGCGTCGGCGCGTACGACGTGGTCAAGGAGGCCCTGTCCTCGGTGGGCGACGAGGACGAGCCGGGCGGCGGCGTCGACTTCCGCAAGCTCGCCATGCAGCCCGGCAAACCGCAGGGCTTCGGTTCCATCGGCCCCGACCACACCCCGCTGCTCGCCCTGCCGGGCAACCCGGTCTCCAGCTATGTGTCCTTCGAGCTGTTCGTGCGGCCCGCGATCCGCACCCTGATGGGCCTGCCGGAGGTCCACCGCCCCACGGCCAGGGCCACGCTCGCCACCGACAAGGCCCTGGCCTCACCGGCCGGCCGCCGCCAGTTCCTGCGCGGGAGCTACGACGCCGAGGCCGGCACCGTCACGCCCGTCGGCGGTTCTGGATCGCATCTGATCGCCGCACTCGCCCAGGCGGACGCGCTGATCGTGCTGCCCGAGGACGTCACCTCCGCCGAGCCCGGCACCGACACCGAGGTGGTCCTGCTCCGCTGA
- a CDS encoding class I SAM-dependent DNA methyltransferase, giving the protein MATAARRPTDQAELFSASTAKEIQAILWKAADKLRGSIDAAQYKEFVLGLIFLKYVSDAFDERRGELATELADDGITEERMDDFLEDRDEYTGAHVFWVPETARWSWIAANAKSQGVGKLLDDAMDAVMAENPPLKGVLPKIFNRDSIDQKRLAELVDLISDARFGGTEDTPAQDVLGEVYEYFLGNFARAEGKRGGEFYTPRSVVQLIVDILEPYEGRVYDPACGSGGMFVQAGKFIEAHRGRGHKADIAVYGQELNERTWRLAKMNLAIHGIDGNLAPRWGDTFAEDKHADLKADFVMANPPFNIKDWARDESDVRWRYGVPPKNNANYAWLQHMVSKLGERGTAGIVLANGSMSSQSSGEGEIRQTMVEADLVACMVALPAQLFRTTQIPACLWFLAKDKSPQGAERLDDRRGEILFIDARDMGAMADRTERVLTEADLAKIAGTYHAWRGTASAREAGLSYADEPGFCLSADLATVRAHAYALTPGRYVGAVEAEEEDGEAMAARINGLTEELYGLFDKSAELEKVFREQLGRVDV; this is encoded by the coding sequence ATGGCTACCGCTGCGAGAAGGCCCACCGACCAGGCGGAGCTGTTCAGCGCCTCCACCGCCAAGGAGATCCAGGCGATCCTCTGGAAGGCCGCTGACAAGCTGCGCGGCTCGATCGACGCCGCGCAGTACAAGGAGTTCGTCCTCGGCCTGATCTTCCTGAAGTACGTCTCCGACGCCTTCGACGAGCGCCGCGGCGAGCTGGCCACGGAGCTCGCCGACGACGGCATCACCGAGGAACGGATGGACGACTTCCTGGAGGACCGCGACGAGTACACCGGCGCCCATGTCTTCTGGGTCCCGGAGACCGCCCGCTGGTCGTGGATCGCGGCGAACGCCAAGAGCCAGGGCGTCGGCAAGCTGCTGGACGACGCGATGGACGCGGTCATGGCGGAGAACCCGCCGCTCAAGGGCGTTCTGCCGAAGATCTTCAACCGCGACAGCATCGATCAGAAGCGCCTGGCCGAGTTGGTCGACCTCATCAGCGACGCCCGCTTCGGCGGTACCGAGGACACGCCGGCGCAGGACGTGCTGGGCGAGGTGTACGAGTACTTCCTCGGCAACTTCGCGCGCGCGGAGGGCAAGCGGGGCGGCGAGTTCTACACACCCCGGTCCGTCGTCCAGCTCATCGTGGACATTCTCGAACCGTACGAGGGCAGGGTGTACGACCCGGCGTGCGGTTCGGGCGGCATGTTCGTCCAGGCCGGCAAGTTCATCGAGGCGCACCGGGGACGCGGTCACAAGGCCGACATCGCGGTCTACGGGCAGGAGCTCAACGAGCGCACCTGGCGGCTGGCCAAGATGAACCTTGCCATCCACGGCATCGACGGCAACCTTGCCCCCCGCTGGGGCGACACCTTCGCCGAGGACAAACACGCCGACCTCAAGGCCGACTTCGTGATGGCCAACCCGCCCTTCAACATCAAGGACTGGGCGCGGGACGAGAGCGACGTGCGGTGGAGGTACGGCGTCCCGCCGAAGAACAACGCCAACTACGCCTGGCTCCAGCACATGGTTTCCAAGCTGGGAGAGCGGGGAACGGCCGGCATCGTGCTGGCGAACGGCTCGATGAGTTCCCAGTCCAGTGGCGAGGGCGAGATCAGGCAGACGATGGTGGAGGCGGACCTCGTGGCGTGCATGGTCGCGCTGCCGGCCCAGCTCTTCCGGACGACGCAGATCCCGGCCTGCCTGTGGTTCCTGGCCAAGGACAAGTCCCCGCAGGGGGCCGAGCGCCTGGACGACAGACGGGGCGAGATCCTGTTCATCGACGCCCGGGACATGGGCGCGATGGCCGACCGTACGGAGCGCGTGCTGACCGAGGCCGACCTCGCCAAGATCGCCGGGACGTACCACGCCTGGCGCGGCACGGCGTCGGCGCGCGAGGCGGGGCTGTCGTACGCGGACGAGCCGGGGTTCTGTCTTTCCGCCGATCTGGCGACGGTCCGCGCGCACGCGTACGCGCTGACGCCCGGACGGTACGTGGGGGCCGTCGAAGCGGAGGAGGAGGACGGGGAGGCGATGGCCGCGCGGATCAACGGCCTGACCGAGGAGCTGTACGGGCTCTTCGACAAGTCGGCGGAACTGGAGAAGGTCTTCCGGGAACAGCTGGGGAGGGTCGATGTCTGA
- a CDS encoding MogA/MoaB family molybdenum cofactor biosynthesis protein translates to MSAGPPYRALVVTASNRASAGVYADKGGPLIAEALTGLGFTVDGPEVVPDGDPVERALRAGAAAAYDVIVTTGGTGISPTDRTPEATRRVLDHEVPGIPEAIRAEGRDKVPTAALSRGLAGVAGRTLIVNLPGSTGGVRDGLAVLERLLVHAVDQLRGGDHPRPGSPS, encoded by the coding sequence GTGAGCGCCGGGCCCCCGTACCGCGCCCTTGTGGTGACCGCGTCGAACCGCGCGTCCGCCGGGGTCTACGCCGACAAGGGCGGACCGCTGATCGCCGAGGCGCTGACCGGGCTCGGCTTCACGGTCGACGGCCCCGAGGTCGTGCCCGACGGCGACCCGGTCGAGCGGGCGCTGCGTGCCGGGGCGGCCGCCGCGTACGACGTCATCGTCACCACCGGGGGTACGGGCATCTCGCCCACCGACCGCACCCCCGAGGCCACCCGCCGGGTCCTGGACCACGAGGTCCCCGGCATCCCGGAGGCGATCCGGGCCGAGGGCCGCGACAAGGTCCCCACCGCCGCGCTCTCGCGGGGCCTCGCGGGCGTCGCCGGGCGCACCCTGATCGTCAACCTGCCCGGCTCGACCGGCGGGGTGCGTGACGGGCTCGCCGTCCTGGAGAGGCTGCTGGTGCACGCCGTCGACCAGCTGCGCGGCGGCGACCACCCCCGACCCGGGAGCCCGAGCTGA
- the galU gene encoding UTP--glucose-1-phosphate uridylyltransferase GalU, with translation MTQSNPRISKAVIPAAGLGTRFLPATKATPKEMLPVVDKPAIQYVVEEAVAAGLHDVLMITGRNKRPLEDHFDRNYELEGALTRKGDADRLRKVRESSDLATMHYVRQGDPRGLGHAVLCAAPHVGDQPFAVLLGDDLIDPRDPLLSRMTEVQEREGGSVIALMEVPPAMIHQYGCAAVETTAEADVVRVTGLVEKPDPAEAPSNLAVIGRYVLDPAVFDILRKTEPGRGDEIQLTDALQLLAEDEKAGGPVHGVVFKGRRYDTGDRSDYLRAIVRLACEREDLGPEFRSWLRSYVTEEM, from the coding sequence ATGACCCAGTCGAACCCCAGGATCAGCAAGGCCGTCATCCCGGCGGCGGGCCTCGGGACCCGCTTCCTGCCGGCCACCAAGGCCACTCCCAAGGAGATGCTGCCTGTCGTCGACAAGCCTGCCATCCAGTACGTCGTCGAGGAAGCGGTGGCCGCCGGACTGCACGACGTCCTGATGATCACCGGTCGCAACAAGCGGCCCCTGGAGGACCACTTCGACCGGAACTACGAGCTGGAGGGCGCTCTGACCCGCAAGGGCGACGCCGACCGGCTGCGCAAGGTCCGCGAGTCGAGCGACCTCGCCACCATGCACTACGTCCGCCAGGGCGACCCGCGCGGCCTCGGCCACGCCGTGCTGTGCGCCGCGCCGCACGTCGGCGACCAGCCCTTCGCGGTGCTGCTCGGCGACGACCTGATCGACCCGCGCGACCCGCTGCTGTCCCGCATGACCGAGGTCCAGGAGCGCGAGGGCGGCAGCGTCATCGCCCTCATGGAGGTCCCGCCCGCGATGATCCACCAGTACGGCTGCGCGGCCGTGGAGACCACCGCCGAGGCGGACGTGGTGCGCGTCACCGGCCTGGTCGAGAAGCCGGACCCCGCCGAGGCGCCCAGCAACCTCGCCGTCATCGGCCGCTACGTCCTGGACCCCGCCGTCTTCGACATACTGCGGAAGACCGAACCGGGCCGGGGCGACGAGATCCAGCTCACCGACGCACTGCAACTGCTGGCCGAGGACGAGAAGGCCGGCGGCCCGGTGCACGGCGTCGTCTTCAAGGGCCGGCGCTACGACACCGGCGACCGCAGCGACTATCTGCGTGCCATTGTCAGACTCGCGTGCGAACGTGAGGATCTGGGGCCGGAGTTCCGCAGCTGGCTCCGCAGTTACGTCACCGAGGAGATGTAG
- the moaC gene encoding cyclic pyranopterin monophosphate synthase MoaC, with translation MSTQNRLTHIDEAGAARMVDVSGKDVTARVARASGRVLVSPRVVELLRGEGVPKGDALATARIAGIMGAKRTPDLIPLCHPLAVSGVGVELSVADDAVEITATVKTTDRTGVEMEALTAVSVAALTVVDMVKAVDKSAVITDVRVEAKSGGKSGDYVRTAPPGADA, from the coding sequence TTGAGTACGCAGAACAGGCTGACGCACATCGACGAGGCGGGGGCCGCCCGCATGGTCGACGTCTCCGGGAAGGACGTCACCGCGCGCGTCGCCCGCGCCAGCGGCCGGGTCCTCGTGTCGCCGCGTGTCGTCGAACTGCTCCGGGGCGAGGGGGTCCCCAAGGGCGACGCCCTCGCCACCGCCCGGATCGCCGGGATCATGGGCGCCAAGCGGACCCCGGACCTGATCCCCCTCTGTCACCCGCTGGCCGTCTCCGGTGTGGGCGTCGAGCTGAGCGTGGCCGACGACGCCGTGGAGATCACCGCGACGGTGAAGACCACCGACCGCACGGGCGTCGAGATGGAGGCACTGACCGCGGTGTCGGTCGCCGCGCTCACCGTGGTCGACATGGTCAAGGCCGTCGACAAGTCCGCGGTCATCACGGACGTCCGCGTCGAGGCGAAGTCGGGCGGCAAGTCCGGCGACTACGTCCGCACCGCGCCGCCCGGAGCCGACGCGTGA